One region of Turicibacter bilis genomic DNA includes:
- a CDS encoding energy coupling factor transporter S component ThiW, translating to MGSGLEFPRSIVGAFFSRIFIKQIELAVSDEIIGTWILGALLTYPLSTLVLGKEVAVLVYLVLFQLVWEK from the coding sequence ATAGGAAGTGGATTAGAGTTTCCTAGAAGTATAGTTGGAGCTTTTTTTAGCAGGATATTTATTAAACAAATTGAGTTAGCTGTATCAGATGAAATCATAGGAACATGGATTTTAGGCGCACTTTTAACTTATCCATTATCAACACTGGTACTTGGAAAAGAAGTGGCGGTCTTGGTTTATCTCGTTCTATTTCAATTAGTTTGGGAGAAGTGA
- a CDS encoding NPCBM/NEW2 domain-containing protein — protein MAKGKGFPNEFEIYASLSGEDDDFRLAVTGSHTTTGNMMEFKFDTIQAKKIKFVFKSANQDWASASEFWFYKEDALLNQMNHIFTNESKNELSEEFNTIEKLNEFEVLAQQHPFYDDFKEDIANARILLELTEVNYMNAMISTFTSFDDERLEAYDALYKVPSEKITSITTNGGHYASHSILNAMDNDINTRWHSRSQNSSSHTNEVIITLEELTTINRLMYSNNHSRGYAQAFEIYISKTSQGDTFEKVTAGEMAIDTKNTMEILFNPTDARRIKFVFTEGYENWAIASEFGIYKPDSISEVMDRLFIDKTMSELNPEFATIAMIESLTEQVKNHPFADEYMEKLNIAKELIEFGTIQSGTSNVSKFTPFYTEYIKQYDEMFRVPISAISNNGGNYPGAPLQYAIDEDVTTHWETGKPNSDTFKNEVILTLEKTTEVDRLTYKARTINKGFPTKFSIYISPVATGDNFQKVSEGHYAVTNDLLEIKFDSTKAKRIKFVFEEAHQDWSSIGDIRVYKEDATADQMKNLFTNGLMNEVSEAFNTIEKLEILENKVSEHPLASIYQEDIQLAKDIINNELQTVKTVTVEQHGDRTAHSNQNLKFGFGNNNQPTGVLAKPGDTVVVYVDAEPGKPLPQLFFSQQEGSFANWGRTVSLHAGKNVITVPEVTQNDGWYHHSVTPGGAVYIVNPYTEEQQGKSPVIRFAKGVEVFPMMDKNTDEQEFLQLLKDYKARLDADKKANPDVMNRQMIDIVEIVSDHLVFTGTATGAYEAYVNQEFSPLQTVNMYNDHMDLVFEYLGLDGSNELNDVKYTRENIRLAQPFGYMYAYTNHIGVQGDVMVSMLTSVGGWGVDHEMGHRLDIGVRTIGEVTNNMIPQNSSYYYNKPDKRIPFESHIYKNVISKDNNEYYSGSYFENLAVFWQLEMIYPGYWAKLNRQYRENNVVLDSQDSANDKLNQLAKYSSIALELDLTEHFERHGFFVSDETKEFVSQYKKPEVKTWYANYDYIEYKGNGFEKETGLVVERLTHGEHNQLVFKVNADVAADVLGYEIFKDEELIGFTSTNSFIDTTTEVGEAVEYKVIPYDKKLNPGEEVHLHSLAPTIMTSQEKVIFKLNEAFEPMNLAKAYTYTGEEMTNAVTVNHSVDMSQKGIYPVTFMAEDQGMTTAKTIKVEVVSDYDYLSDIEWTDVETVWGTPRRNENIKGRINGDIQTFEQGFGIHANGKITYDLTDLDYDRFEALIGVDMNIASQLNSSLQVKVIADGQVLAKTPILKHADNMVSVDVPVKGVKELVIEINDAGNGNTSDHAIIANPKLITNNAKPQLTIPKDAAVKVGQKLEDIIGTYTAKDAEDGELTGSVQVSGAENVNFDCPGKYTITYTVTDSDGNQVEKTRTISVVDMNDFTYLTDYDWKSANQSYGSAKKDISASGNTLRLTNEDGSVATYEHGIGAHSTSTIIYDLSDKDYQFFSSYVGVDRQMYGSVGSVVFQVYVDGEKQFDSGLMNSRDPQQYVEVNLAGAKELKLVVTDGGNGDGSDHATWGDTKLHFANSEREEINRESLDTLLEEIDSLTASDYTESSWLNLMQVLQEVTTQLAAGYNQETINQLTATLQEAYEKLEKVVSFDELVQLITTVEEMDLSAYTSESVEQLQTTLEQAKALVENATLQPEVDQMIEKLQTAINQLEKSEDLNQVVGIKDDYLKAEIIKTLNLQKNEVTVGDLLNLTSLTLSNRVKNLEGLQYAKNLESLVFPHAEVTDLSPLKDLTKLTKIVADWQIIEGGMLERTENKVSIDHKVINRQGERVIPSSIMVRHNQTFTEMPIDLATSMNENGVISFDTTSYETGSYSVFIAYENEADNYQAQVLYMFRVE, from the coding sequence GTGGCTAAAGGAAAAGGATTCCCAAATGAATTTGAAATTTATGCTTCGTTGTCTGGGGAAGATGATGATTTTCGATTAGCTGTTACTGGAAGTCATACTACAACAGGAAATATGATGGAGTTTAAGTTTGATACGATTCAAGCTAAAAAAATTAAATTTGTTTTTAAATCAGCTAATCAAGATTGGGCCAGTGCATCAGAATTTTGGTTCTATAAAGAAGATGCACTTCTGAATCAAATGAATCACATTTTTACGAATGAGTCTAAAAATGAACTAAGTGAAGAATTTAATACCATTGAGAAGTTAAATGAATTTGAGGTTCTTGCACAGCAACATCCATTTTATGATGATTTTAAAGAGGATATTGCTAATGCTCGAATTTTATTAGAATTAACAGAAGTTAACTATATGAATGCGATGATTTCAACGTTTACTTCTTTTGATGATGAGAGATTAGAGGCTTATGATGCATTATATAAAGTGCCTTCTGAAAAAATCACAAGTATCACGACGAATGGTGGTCATTATGCAAGTCATAGCATTTTAAATGCAATGGATAATGACATCAATACAAGATGGCATTCGAGATCTCAAAATAGTTCAAGCCATACGAATGAAGTTATTATTACATTAGAAGAATTAACAACAATTAATCGCTTAATGTATTCAAATAATCACTCTAGAGGATATGCCCAAGCATTTGAAATTTATATCTCAAAAACATCTCAAGGTGATACATTTGAAAAAGTAACAGCTGGAGAGATGGCGATTGATACAAAAAATACGATGGAGATTTTATTTAATCCAACAGATGCACGTCGTATTAAATTTGTGTTTACAGAAGGATATGAAAACTGGGCAATTGCTTCTGAGTTTGGAATTTATAAACCAGATAGTATCTCTGAAGTAATGGATCGCTTATTCATAGATAAGACTATGAGTGAATTAAACCCGGAATTTGCTACAATTGCAATGATAGAATCATTGACTGAACAGGTAAAAAATCATCCATTTGCCGATGAGTATATGGAAAAGTTGAACATTGCTAAAGAGTTAATAGAATTTGGTACCATCCAATCGGGAACTTCTAATGTAAGTAAATTTACACCATTCTATACAGAATATATCAAACAATATGATGAGATGTTCCGTGTGCCTATTTCTGCGATTAGTAATAATGGTGGAAATTATCCAGGAGCCCCACTTCAATATGCAATTGATGAAGATGTCACAACACATTGGGAGACTGGGAAACCTAATAGTGATACATTTAAAAATGAAGTTATTTTAACGTTAGAAAAAACAACAGAAGTCGATCGTTTAACTTATAAAGCTCGAACGATTAATAAAGGATTCCCAACAAAATTTAGTATCTATATTTCGCCAGTTGCTACAGGGGATAACTTCCAAAAAGTTTCGGAAGGTCACTATGCGGTGACAAATGACCTGTTAGAAATCAAGTTTGATTCAACAAAAGCAAAGCGTATTAAATTTGTTTTTGAAGAAGCTCATCAAGATTGGTCATCTATTGGAGATATCCGTGTTTATAAGGAAGATGCTACTGCAGATCAAATGAAAAATCTATTTACAAATGGACTGATGAATGAAGTATCTGAAGCTTTTAATACAATTGAAAAATTAGAAATTTTAGAGAATAAAGTGAGTGAGCATCCATTAGCTTCTATTTATCAAGAAGATATTCAGTTAGCAAAAGATATTATTAATAATGAATTACAAACGGTAAAAACAGTTACCGTAGAGCAACATGGTGACCGAACTGCACACAGTAATCAGAATTTAAAGTTTGGATTTGGAAATAATAATCAACCAACTGGAGTGTTGGCGAAACCAGGTGATACAGTTGTTGTTTATGTTGATGCTGAACCAGGAAAACCATTACCTCAACTGTTTTTCTCACAGCAAGAGGGAAGTTTTGCAAACTGGGGAAGAACGGTTAGTTTACATGCTGGAAAAAATGTCATTACAGTGCCAGAAGTCACTCAAAATGATGGGTGGTACCATCATTCAGTAACACCGGGTGGAGCGGTATATATTGTTAATCCTTATACAGAGGAGCAACAAGGAAAGTCACCAGTTATCCGATTTGCTAAAGGTGTTGAAGTATTCCCAATGATGGATAAAAATACAGATGAGCAAGAGTTTTTACAGTTATTAAAAGATTATAAAGCGCGATTAGATGCAGATAAAAAAGCAAATCCAGATGTTATGAATCGTCAAATGATTGATATCGTTGAAATTGTATCTGATCATTTAGTATTCACGGGAACAGCAACCGGTGCATATGAAGCCTATGTGAACCAAGAGTTTAGTCCACTTCAAACTGTAAACATGTATAATGACCACATGGATTTAGTATTTGAATATTTAGGATTGGATGGTAGCAATGAATTAAATGATGTGAAGTATACGCGTGAAAATATTCGTCTAGCTCAACCATTTGGATATATGTATGCTTATACAAATCATATCGGGGTTCAAGGCGATGTTATGGTTAGTATGTTAACGAGTGTCGGTGGTTGGGGTGTTGACCATGAAATGGGTCATCGATTAGATATTGGAGTTCGAACAATCGGAGAAGTTACAAATAACATGATTCCACAGAATTCATCGTATTACTATAATAAACCAGATAAGCGTATCCCATTTGAAAGTCATATTTATAAAAATGTAATTTCCAAAGATAATAATGAGTATTATTCAGGTTCATACTTTGAAAATTTAGCAGTATTTTGGCAATTAGAAATGATTTATCCTGGTTATTGGGCTAAACTTAATCGACAATATCGTGAGAACAATGTTGTATTAGATTCACAAGATTCAGCAAACGATAAATTAAATCAATTAGCAAAATACTCAAGTATTGCGTTAGAGTTAGATTTAACTGAACATTTTGAACGCCATGGGTTCTTTGTTTCAGATGAGACAAAAGAATTTGTCAGCCAATATAAAAAACCAGAAGTTAAAACGTGGTATGCAAATTATGACTATATTGAATATAAAGGAAATGGCTTTGAAAAAGAGACAGGATTAGTGGTTGAACGTTTAACGCATGGTGAACATAATCAGTTAGTATTCAAAGTAAATGCTGATGTTGCCGCTGATGTTTTAGGATATGAGATTTTTAAAGATGAAGAATTAATCGGATTTACTTCAACAAATAGTTTTATTGATACAACGACTGAAGTTGGAGAAGCGGTTGAGTACAAGGTAATTCCTTATGATAAGAAGTTAAATCCAGGTGAAGAAGTTCATCTTCATTCATTAGCGCCGACAATTATGACTAGTCAAGAAAAGGTAATATTCAAATTAAATGAGGCATTTGAACCGATGAATCTTGCAAAAGCTTATACATATACTGGTGAAGAGATGACGAATGCAGTAACAGTTAATCATTCAGTTGATATGAGTCAAAAAGGAATCTATCCAGTCACTTTCATGGCCGAAGATCAAGGAATGACAACGGCTAAAACTATTAAAGTCGAAGTGGTTAGTGACTATGACTATTTATCAGATATTGAATGGACAGATGTTGAAACAGTATGGGGAACACCACGACGAAATGAAAATATTAAAGGTCGTATAAATGGTGACATTCAAACCTTTGAACAAGGATTTGGAATTCATGCGAATGGAAAAATAACGTATGATTTAACAGATTTAGACTATGATCGATTTGAAGCATTAATTGGGGTAGACATGAATATTGCCTCTCAATTAAATTCAAGTTTACAAGTGAAGGTTATTGCAGATGGTCAAGTTTTAGCAAAGACGCCAATTTTAAAACATGCCGATAATATGGTATCTGTCGATGTGCCAGTTAAAGGAGTTAAGGAATTAGTAATTGAGATAAATGATGCAGGGAATGGAAATACGTCAGACCATGCTATAATCGCTAATCCGAAATTAATTACAAATAATGCCAAACCGCAATTAACAATTCCAAAGGATGCAGCTGTGAAAGTAGGACAAAAATTAGAAGACATTATCGGTACATACACGGCAAAAGATGCTGAAGATGGAGAATTAACAGGATCAGTACAAGTATCAGGAGCAGAAAACGTTAACTTCGATTGTCCAGGAAAATATACAATTACTTATACTGTTACAGATTCAGATGGGAATCAAGTTGAAAAAACTCGTACGATTTCAGTCGTTGATATGAATGATTTTACGTATCTAACAGATTACGACTGGAAATCAGCAAATCAAAGTTATGGAAGTGCGAAAAAAGATATCTCTGCAAGTGGAAATACCTTGAGATTAACAAATGAAGATGGATCAGTAGCGACTTATGAACACGGAATTGGTGCTCATTCAACGTCAACGATTATCTATGATTTAAGCGATAAAGATTATCAATTTTTCAGCTCATATGTTGGGGTCGATCGTCAAATGTATGGTTCAGTCGGAAGTGTTGTTTTTCAAGTTTATGTTGATGGGGAAAAACAGTTTGATAGCGGATTAATGAATTCAAGAGACCCACAACAGTATGTAGAGGTTAATTTAGCAGGTGCGAAAGAATTAAAACTTGTGGTGACAGATGGTGGAAATGGTGACGGATCAGACCATGCAACATGGGGAGATACAAAACTTCATTTTGCTAATAGTGAACGTGAAGAAATTAACCGTGAATCATTAGATACTTTATTAGAAGAAATTGACTCACTAACGGCTTCTGATTATACTGAATCATCGTGGTTAAACTTAATGCAAGTTCTTCAAGAAGTAACTACACAATTAGCAGCGGGATATAATCAAGAAACAATCAATCAATTAACAGCTACTTTACAAGAAGCTTACGAGAAACTAGAAAAGGTTGTTAGTTTTGATGAATTAGTTCAATTAATTACAACTGTAGAAGAGATGGACTTATCAGCTTACACGTCTGAAAGTGTTGAACAGTTACAAACTACTTTAGAGCAAGCAAAAGCATTAGTAGAAAATGCAACACTTCAACCAGAAGTCGATCAAATGATTGAAAAACTTCAAACTGCAATTAATCAATTAGAAAAA